Proteins found in one Roseovarius pelagicus genomic segment:
- a CDS encoding DUF4329 domain-containing protein — translation MKFLLVTSVMASTSSVAAQDNTEIAFAKSVLASVQAKSIAENREYCGYLGRDAAGRLASGPSIRGKRDECTPVWPDALEVLASWHTHAGYDAGAWSEVPTVIDIEADEEEGIDGYVATPGGRLWYVDTTDMVVSQLCAVRCMQVDPRFVIGSEGEIETSYTYRQLLAREAEGD, via the coding sequence ATGAAATTCTTGCTCGTCACCAGCGTAATGGCATCGACCAGTTCGGTTGCTGCGCAGGACAATACTGAAATCGCCTTTGCAAAGTCGGTTCTGGCAAGTGTTCAGGCGAAATCAATTGCGGAGAACCGGGAGTATTGCGGTTATCTGGGACGCGATGCCGCCGGGCGTCTGGCCAGTGGCCCGTCCATCCGTGGCAAGCGCGACGAATGTACGCCAGTGTGGCCTGACGCACTGGAGGTGCTCGCATCGTGGCACACACATGCGGGGTATGACGCCGGCGCATGGTCAGAAGTGCCCACCGTCATCGACATCGAAGCCGACGAAGAAGAGGGTATCGACGGCTACGTTGCTACGCCGGGTGGGCGGCTTTGGTATGTGGACACCACTGATATGGTCGTCAGCCAGCTCTGCGCCGTGCGCTGCATGCAGGTCGACCCGCGCTTCGTGATCGGGTCCGAAGGGGAAATCGAGACATCCTACACTTACCGACAATTGCTTGCGCGTGAGGCAGAAGGCGACTGA
- a CDS encoding GatB/YqeY domain-containing protein — MTLRDRVNTAMKQAMRDKDAGRLATLRLINAAIKDQDIAARGSGSDDGVGDAEVLAILGKMTKQRQESVRAYEEGGRIDLAERERAEVAVIDEFLPRQLNEDEVSDAVDKAISETGATSIRDMGKVMGLLKQNYTGQIDFGAVGPRVKDRLCQGA; from the coding sequence ATGACATTGCGTGACCGGGTCAATACGGCCATGAAGCAGGCTATGCGAGACAAGGATGCTGGTCGTCTGGCAACCTTGCGGTTGATCAACGCCGCCATCAAGGATCAGGATATCGCCGCGCGCGGCAGCGGCAGTGATGATGGCGTCGGCGACGCAGAAGTGCTCGCCATCCTTGGAAAGATGACCAAGCAACGTCAGGAATCGGTTCGCGCCTATGAAGAAGGCGGCCGGATCGATCTGGCCGAACGCGAGCGCGCTGAGGTGGCAGTGATCGACGAATTTCTGCCCCGCCAGTTGAACGAAGACGAAGTTTCAGACGCGGTCGACAAGGCAATCTCTGAGACCGGTGCAACGTCGATCCGCGACATGGGCAAGGTGATGGGTCTGCTAAAGCAGAACTATACCGGCCAGATCGATTTTGGCGCGGTCGGCCCTCGGGTTAAGGACCGTCTCTGCCAAGGTGCCTGA
- a CDS encoding bestrophin-like domain, which yields MIGQRELMYDIDSIHIAVALMILMLIGMAVGYLIGQKRQRSATDELRSQATAVQGSLLGLLALLLGFTFSLALSRHDDRSGAVVSEANAIGTAWLRIDYLPDAAQDEARSDLRRYLRLRVEAGEVSADNQQRRDRLVANAEAAFAELWAQAAEVARSTGGPATVAYGNALNDMIDALGSRDAAIERHVPEVVLMMMFLTFILSGTMLGYSSGVAGTRPATPVYLMVGLIVLLVFMIIDLDRPRRGLIAVDQTPMRGLLAAIDTK from the coding sequence ATGATCGGACAAAGAGAATTGATGTACGATATCGACAGCATTCATATTGCAGTTGCACTGATGATCCTGATGCTGATCGGGATGGCAGTCGGTTACCTGATCGGCCAAAAACGCCAGCGCAGCGCCACCGACGAATTGCGCTCGCAGGCAACCGCGGTGCAAGGCTCATTGCTTGGTCTGCTGGCGCTGCTTTTGGGTTTTACTTTTTCGCTCGCACTTTCCCGACACGATGACCGTTCGGGTGCCGTGGTATCAGAGGCAAACGCCATTGGCACCGCATGGCTGCGGATCGACTACCTGCCCGACGCCGCGCAGGACGAAGCACGCAGCGATCTGCGCCGCTATCTGCGTTTGCGTGTCGAGGCTGGCGAAGTGTCTGCCGACAACCAGCAACGCCGCGATCGTCTGGTCGCCAATGCCGAAGCCGCGTTTGCTGAGCTTTGGGCGCAAGCGGCCGAGGTGGCGCGTTCAACCGGCGGCCCGGCGACGGTGGCCTATGGCAATGCGCTGAATGACATGATCGACGCGCTCGGCAGTCGCGATGCGGCAATCGAGCGGCACGTACCCGAAGTGGTGCTGATGATGATGTTCCTCACCTTTATCCTGTCGGGTACAATGCTGGGCTATTCTTCGGGTGTTGCGGGCACACGCCCGGCCACGCCCGTATACCTGATGGTCGGTCTGATCGTGCTCTTGGTGTTCATGATCATCGACCTAGACAGACCACGGCGCGGATTGATCGCGGTCGATCAGACACCGATGCGCGGCCTGTTGGCAGCCATTGACACGAAGTAA
- a CDS encoding LysR substrate-binding domain-containing protein, which produces MTELNSDLLRSFLAVTEAGSVTEGAMRIHRSQSAVSLQIRKLEDIVGHPLFERHGRGITLTATGRELLPVARDVTRTLSHTLRRLSADRLHGRLRIGLPDDQTQGYLTRILGAFTQSHPMVELDVTCALSAGFPDALAAAKLDIAVYETAEPEHSADVLRREQTCWSTARFADFPASDALPVALFDQACWWRDVALAALDAAGRPYRVVYSSQSVAGVIAAIEAGIAVGLLGENSLTRDLRRLGTADGFGETPCSHLILARSPGATGAALDAMEAAIRTAFATGETVIL; this is translated from the coding sequence ATGACTGAACTTAACAGCGACCTTCTGCGCAGCTTTCTCGCCGTGACCGAGGCAGGCAGCGTAACCGAAGGAGCCATGCGTATTCACCGCTCGCAAAGCGCGGTCAGCCTGCAAATACGCAAGCTGGAGGACATCGTCGGCCATCCCCTGTTCGAGCGTCACGGGCGCGGCATCACCCTAACCGCAACAGGTCGCGAACTGTTGCCGGTGGCCCGCGACGTGACCCGCACCCTCAGCCATACGTTACGCCGGTTAAGCGCGGACCGACTGCATGGACGGCTCCGTATTGGGCTGCCCGACGACCAAACGCAAGGATACCTGACCCGTATCCTCGGTGCATTCACCCAATCGCATCCGATGGTCGAACTGGATGTGACCTGTGCACTCAGCGCCGGGTTTCCCGATGCACTGGCCGCCGCGAAACTGGATATCGCCGTGTATGAGACAGCAGAGCCAGAACATTCCGCCGACGTGCTGAGGCGCGAGCAAACCTGTTGGTCCACAGCACGCTTTGCCGATTTTCCAGCAAGCGATGCGCTGCCCGTCGCACTCTTTGATCAGGCTTGCTGGTGGCGCGACGTGGCGCTTGCTGCACTGGACGCGGCAGGACGACCCTACCGCGTGGTCTATTCCAGCCAGAGCGTTGCAGGTGTCATTGCCGCGATCGAGGCAGGCATCGCCGTCGGGCTGCTGGGTGAAAACAGCCTTACGCGTGACTTGCGCCGCTTAGGGACGGCCGATGGCTTCGGCGAAACTCCCTGCTCTCACCTCATTTTGGCGCGGTCGCCCGGCGCAACCGGCGCGGCGCTCGACGCGATGGAGGCGGCCATTCGCACGGCCTTTGCGACCGGTGAGACTGTCATCCTCTAG
- the psrA gene encoding iron-containing alcohol dehydrogenase PsrA: protein MWTYSNPVNVIFGTGAYSKLADLIGGRRYALVTYPEPPFAELAQRIESVAGKPVLTIDDVAPNPDYTLLEEQSGRFADLAEPIDVIVAVGGGSVIDSTKVFAAAGGNFGNVARFLETKAGEDALSFLPIIAVPTTAGTGSEVTCWATVWNEDKGKKYSLAHPELYPETALVDPELMLGKPLGLTLATGLDALSHSLESIWNVNANPVSARHAVAASRLIMDALPQLVRDPGNLDLRTDMAEASLCAGLAFSNTKTAIAHNLSYPITLGWGVQHGIACSFTLPTVLRSVIGIGGFREAALNEIFGTDLNAGADRLTQFLSDLGIGARFADHGIPADKCADIIDEAFAGERGKNFVGTKDNFIAAAQQQNVIRLSAA from the coding sequence ATGTGGACATACAGTAATCCGGTAAATGTCATCTTTGGTACCGGCGCGTACAGCAAGCTGGCTGACCTGATCGGGGGACGGCGCTATGCGCTGGTAACCTACCCCGAGCCGCCATTTGCCGAACTCGCGCAACGCATCGAATCTGTGGCAGGTAAACCTGTCCTGACGATCGACGATGTCGCGCCAAACCCCGATTACACGCTGCTCGAAGAGCAAAGCGGCAGATTTGCTGATCTGGCCGAGCCGATCGATGTGATCGTTGCGGTTGGTGGCGGTTCGGTTATCGATTCGACCAAGGTCTTTGCCGCCGCGGGAGGAAATTTTGGTAATGTCGCCCGCTTTTTAGAGACTAAGGCAGGGGAGGATGCATTGTCATTCCTGCCTATCATTGCAGTGCCAACGACGGCCGGAACCGGTAGCGAAGTGACATGTTGGGCCACGGTCTGGAACGAAGACAAGGGCAAGAAATATTCGCTCGCGCATCCTGAACTCTATCCCGAAACCGCGCTAGTCGATCCCGAACTGATGCTAGGCAAGCCTCTGGGTCTGACGCTGGCCACGGGGCTGGACGCATTATCGCACTCGCTGGAGAGCATATGGAACGTTAACGCGAACCCCGTGTCGGCGCGCCACGCCGTCGCGGCATCAAGGCTGATCATGGACGCCTTGCCGCAACTGGTGCGAGACCCCGGCAATCTGGATCTGCGCACTGATATGGCCGAGGCATCGCTATGTGCCGGATTGGCCTTTTCCAATACCAAGACTGCGATTGCTCATAATCTGTCCTATCCGATCACACTGGGATGGGGGGTGCAGCACGGTATTGCCTGTTCCTTTACCTTGCCCACGGTTCTGCGGTCCGTCATCGGTATCGGCGGGTTTCGCGAGGCCGCACTGAACGAGATTTTCGGCACGGACCTGAATGCGGGAGCAGATCGCCTGACCCAGTTTCTGAGCGATCTGGGTATCGGCGCGCGATTTGCCGATCACGGCATCCCGGCGGACAAATGCGCCGACATTATCGACGAAGCATTTGCCGGCGAACGCGGCAAGAACTTTGTCGGAACCAAGGACAACTTCATCGCGGCGGCACAACAACAGAATGTCATCAGATTGTCAGCCGCGTGA
- a CDS encoding permease, with product MSDQTDPKSRFAAKSLLIGGTLFILMLSILLWPAQMTEMAAFVFWGLVAVAPLVIPGIVLSAWIMASGADAHIARAFEGRTIQTVIVASAIGAITPVCGVTVLPLMAGLLAAGIPLAPVMAFWLSSPVTDPAMLATTVATLGLGFAVGKTVAAFGLGLWGGAITALFARRGWAVSALRQNRFVGSLAQRQCCAPASYQAAIWRSAARRAHFWQICRATTRLILICLIPAFAAEYALNAALHPAALTAYVGADVWWAIPFATLVGAPAYLDGYAALPLTRGLLDHGMSPGAAMAFLVSGGVVSIWGAMAIFPVLRLPPFLLYLALAVSGSLAAGYVFDWVMG from the coding sequence ATGTCCGACCAGACAGATCCAAAATCACGTTTTGCTGCGAAGTCGCTGCTGATTGGCGGAACATTGTTCATCTTGATGCTTTCGATCCTATTGTGGCCAGCACAGATGACGGAAATGGCGGCTTTCGTCTTTTGGGGGCTGGTCGCAGTCGCGCCGCTGGTGATTCCCGGAATCGTGTTGTCGGCATGGATCATGGCCAGTGGGGCGGATGCTCATATTGCCCGCGCGTTCGAAGGGCGAACGATACAAACCGTGATTGTTGCATCGGCAATCGGGGCAATTACACCGGTTTGCGGGGTCACAGTGCTGCCGTTGATGGCAGGGCTGCTGGCGGCGGGGATTCCGCTGGCACCGGTGATGGCGTTCTGGCTGTCATCGCCAGTCACAGACCCGGCAATGCTGGCGACGACAGTGGCAACTCTGGGCTTGGGCTTTGCGGTGGGCAAGACGGTGGCGGCTTTTGGTCTCGGCCTGTGGGGGGGCGCGATCACCGCACTCTTTGCGCGACGCGGCTGGGCGGTGTCGGCGCTACGACAGAACCGGTTCGTGGGATCTCTGGCCCAGCGTCAATGTTGCGCGCCAGCCTCTTATCAGGCGGCAATCTGGCGTAGCGCCGCCCGGCGTGCGCACTTCTGGCAGATTTGCCGCGCAACGACTCGTCTGATCCTGATCTGCCTGATTCCCGCCTTTGCTGCCGAATACGCGCTGAACGCGGCATTGCACCCAGCGGCGCTGACGGCGTATGTGGGCGCTGACGTCTGGTGGGCAATCCCCTTTGCCACGCTCGTGGGTGCACCGGCCTATCTGGATGGGTATGCGGCGCTGCCGCTGACTCGTGGGCTGCTGGACCATGGGATGTCACCGGGGGCGGCGATGGCATTTCTGGTTTCCGGCGGTGTCGTCAGCATCTGGGGCGCGATGGCGATTTTTCCGGTGCTGCGGCTGCCGCCCTTCCTGCTATATCTGGCGCTGGCGGTCAGCGGATCACTGGCGGCGGGCTATGTGTTCGACTGGGTGATGGGTTAG
- the deoD gene encoding purine-nucleoside phosphorylase → MTIHIGAEPGDIAPTVLMPGDPKRAEWAAQRFLDNARQVNAVRGMSGYTGTWQGHPVTIHGSGMGMASLSIYANELIRDFGATTLIRIGSCGAMQHDVKLRDVILAMTASSISTPSSNMLRELNFAPCADWGLLRAAVHAAEAKGSTPHVGGIYSSDTFYDERADLTEALTRHGALAVEMETAELYTVAARYGVRALAVLTVSDHLITGAALDSGVRESSFGEMVEIALGAAFGAEAVT, encoded by the coding sequence ATGACTATTCATATCGGTGCGGAGCCGGGCGATATCGCCCCGACGGTGCTGATGCCGGGCGACCCCAAGCGCGCCGAATGGGCCGCACAGAGGTTTCTGGACAATGCGCGGCAGGTGAATGCAGTACGAGGCATGTCCGGCTACACCGGGACGTGGCAGGGGCACCCGGTCACGATTCATGGCAGCGGAATGGGCATGGCATCACTGAGTATTTATGCCAATGAGCTGATCCGCGATTTCGGCGCCACCACCCTGATCCGCATTGGGTCATGTGGAGCGATGCAACACGATGTGAAGCTGCGCGATGTGATCTTGGCGATGACGGCCAGCAGCATCAGCACGCCTTCGTCTAACATGCTGCGCGAGTTGAACTTTGCGCCCTGCGCCGATTGGGGGCTGCTACGGGCAGCCGTCCACGCGGCCGAAGCGAAGGGAAGCACCCCGCATGTGGGAGGCATCTATTCGTCGGATACGTTTTATGACGAGCGCGCGGATCTGACCGAGGCACTGACCCGCCACGGTGCACTGGCAGTCGAAATGGAGACGGCCGAACTCTACACTGTAGCAGCCCGGTATGGTGTGCGGGCGTTGGCGGTGCTGACGGTATCGGATCATCTGATCACGGGCGCTGCGCTGGATTCGGGAGTGCGTGAGAGCAGCTTTGGCGAGATGGTGGAGATTGCGCTGGGCGCGGCATTCGGTGCCGAGGCAGTGACATAG
- a CDS encoding LysR substrate-binding domain-containing protein, protein MLRSELRSFHAVAKHNGFSRAGKVLNISQPTLSTQVKALEQRYGVELFNRIGRDIRLTVPGHELFEITSRLTQAERDAENLLDTFMGFHSGTLNLAAVGPFHATDMIVAFKQKYPLIDVEVRFGNSSRCFERILSFDADVGIIAEVPQDDRVTTLPYSVHDVVTFVHSQHPFFQRDSISISELEGERIVRRETGSTTRIAIENELQNRGISVKTVLEMDSREAIWKAVEQGLGIGFVADFEFVAHPNLRAIPIADAKVKTNYYLAYLTERAQSQNHRILLQGRAQPH, encoded by the coding sequence ATGCTACGATCAGAACTTCGCTCTTTTCACGCGGTTGCAAAACACAATGGCTTCTCTCGGGCAGGCAAAGTGCTCAACATCAGCCAGCCGACACTCTCCACTCAGGTCAAAGCGCTGGAACAGCGCTATGGCGTAGAACTGTTCAACCGGATCGGGCGCGACATCCGCCTGACGGTTCCAGGCCATGAACTCTTTGAAATTACATCCAGATTGACGCAGGCCGAACGGGATGCCGAAAATCTGCTTGATACGTTCATGGGATTTCATTCAGGCACGCTGAATCTGGCCGCAGTCGGACCGTTTCACGCCACTGACATGATCGTGGCGTTCAAGCAAAAATACCCCCTGATCGACGTCGAGGTGCGTTTCGGCAACTCGTCTCGCTGCTTTGAGCGGATCCTGTCATTTGATGCGGATGTCGGTATCATCGCCGAGGTTCCACAGGATGACCGGGTGACAACCCTGCCCTACAGCGTGCATGACGTCGTCACTTTTGTGCATTCCCAGCATCCCTTCTTTCAACGCGACAGCATTTCCATATCAGAGCTTGAAGGCGAGAGAATTGTGCGCCGCGAAACGGGATCAACAACGCGCATCGCTATCGAAAACGAGCTGCAAAATCGCGGAATCAGCGTCAAAACCGTGCTGGAGATGGATAGCCGCGAAGCGATCTGGAAAGCCGTCGAACAGGGCTTGGGCATCGGATTTGTCGCCGATTTCGAATTTGTGGCCCACCCCAACCTGCGCGCCATTCCGATTGCAGACGCCAAGGTCAAAACTAACTATTATCTGGCCTACCTGACGGAGCGAGCGCAATCACAGAATCATCGAATCCTTTTGCAAGGTCGCGCTCAGCCACATTGA
- a CDS encoding GNAT family N-acetyltransferase, whose protein sequence is MSDSITIRPMKSADEAEWRRLWTGYLEYYETSVTEKVYQTTFARLLSTDHPDQNGFIALESDKGIGLVHYIYHPHNWRVDHVCYLQDLYADPSVRGTGVGRKLIEAVYSQADADGRPSVYWMTQDFNHTGRRLYDRIGKLTPFIKYTR, encoded by the coding sequence ATGTCCGATTCCATCACCATCCGCCCGATGAAATCCGCCGACGAGGCAGAATGGCGCCGTCTCTGGACAGGGTATCTGGAGTATTATGAGACTTCGGTCACAGAAAAAGTGTACCAAACCACCTTTGCCCGGTTGTTGTCCACGGATCACCCGGATCAGAATGGGTTTATCGCGCTTGAGAGCGACAAGGGGATCGGCCTCGTGCATTACATCTATCACCCGCATAACTGGCGAGTGGATCATGTCTGCTACCTGCAGGATCTCTATGCCGACCCGTCCGTTCGTGGCACCGGCGTGGGGCGCAAGCTGATCGAGGCTGTCTATTCACAGGCTGATGCGGATGGTCGTCCGTCAGTCTACTGGATGACGCAAGATTTCAATCATACCGGTCGACGGCTTTACGACCGGATTGGCAAATTGACACCGTTCATAAAATACACGCGCTAG
- a CDS encoding GNAT family N-acetyltransferase, producing the protein MAQITIIPGFPDGQRDRAAALYWQAFGAKLGRIMAPEARALHFFETILNPGYAISALDARGRVIGLAGFKTQEGSLTGGGFRDLARAYGWFGALWRAPVLSMLERPVAPGILLMDGICVDTAARGQGVGTRLLDAIKTEAAQREETHVRLDVIDINPRARALYERQGFVAQGTEDIGPLRHLLGFSKATRMRYTL; encoded by the coding sequence ATGGCCCAGATCACGATCATACCGGGGTTTCCGGACGGTCAGCGCGACCGCGCTGCGGCGCTTTACTGGCAGGCGTTCGGGGCCAAGTTGGGCCGGATCATGGCGCCCGAAGCCCGCGCATTGCACTTTTTCGAAACTATCCTCAATCCCGGTTACGCGATCTCGGCGCTGGACGCACGGGGGCGGGTGATCGGGCTGGCGGGGTTCAAGACGCAGGAAGGCAGCCTGACCGGCGGTGGGTTTCGTGATCTCGCCCGCGCCTATGGCTGGTTCGGGGCATTGTGGCGCGCGCCGGTTTTGTCGATGCTGGAGCGGCCGGTCGCTCCGGGCATACTGTTGATGGACGGGATTTGCGTTGACACGGCGGCGCGCGGGCAGGGCGTCGGCACCCGGCTGCTGGACGCGATCAAGACCGAAGCGGCACAGCGCGAGGAGACCCATGTCCGGCTGGACGTGATCGACATCAACCCGCGGGCACGTGCGCTGTATGAGCGGCAGGGTTTCGTCGCGCAGGGCACCGAGGACATCGGGCCGCTGCGCCACCTGCTCGGGTTCAGCAAGGCAACGCGGATGCGTTACACGCTCTGA
- a CDS encoding protein meaA, translating to MSHSQKDQQNNRPDRPWLIRTYAGHSTAEASNALYRANLAKGQTGLSVAFDLPTQTGYDSDHVLARGEVGKVGVPVCHLGDMRSLFADIPLDQMNTSMTINATAPWLLALYIAVAEEQGADVAALQGTVQNDLIKEYLSRGTYICPPKPSLKMIGDVAEYCYTNVPKWNPMNVCSYHLQEAGATPEQELAFALATAIAVLDELKPRVPDADFPALAGRISFFVNAGIRFVTEMCKMRAFVDLWDEILAERYGVEDPKFRRFRYGVQVNSLGLTEQQPENNVYRILIEMLAVTLSKNARARAVQLPAWNEALGLPRPWDQQWSMRMQQILAYETDLLEFDDLFDGNPAVDAKVEALKNGARHELATLGGMGGAIGAIDYMKARLVDSNAERLNRIERNETVVVGVNKYTEGEPSPLQTEDGGIMVVDPATEAEQIGRLEAWRAERDAGAVKDALAALRAAADAGENIMPASIKAARAGVTTGEWAAQMRAVYGEYRGPTGVSASVSNKTEGLEHIRDAVDTVSGRLGRRLKFLVGKPGLDGHSNGAEQIAFRARDCGMDIGYDGIRLTPEQIVSAAQEDGAHVVGLSILSGSHLPLVEDLMIRMRDAGLGSVPVIVGGIIPDEDARRLLEMGVARVYTPKDFELNTIMMDIVTLADPQAVAAQ from the coding sequence ATGTCGCACTCGCAGAAAGATCAGCAGAACAACCGCCCGGATCGTCCGTGGCTTATCCGGACTTATGCGGGGCATTCCACGGCAGAGGCGTCGAATGCGCTTTATCGGGCGAATCTGGCCAAGGGGCAGACCGGCCTGAGTGTGGCGTTCGATCTGCCGACGCAGACCGGTTACGACAGCGATCATGTTCTGGCGCGTGGCGAGGTGGGGAAGGTTGGCGTACCGGTCTGCCATCTGGGCGACATGCGCAGTCTCTTTGCGGATATCCCGCTGGACCAGATGAACACGTCGATGACGATCAACGCGACTGCACCGTGGCTGCTGGCGCTCTATATCGCCGTGGCAGAGGAACAGGGTGCCGATGTGGCCGCTCTGCAAGGGACTGTACAGAACGACCTGATCAAGGAATACCTGTCGCGCGGCACCTATATCTGCCCGCCCAAGCCGTCGCTGAAGATGATCGGTGATGTCGCCGAATACTGCTATACCAACGTGCCGAAATGGAACCCGATGAACGTGTGTTCCTATCACTTACAAGAGGCAGGAGCGACGCCAGAACAAGAGCTGGCCTTTGCGCTGGCCACGGCCATCGCGGTTCTGGACGAATTGAAGCCGCGCGTGCCGGATGCTGATTTTCCGGCGCTGGCAGGGCGGATTTCGTTCTTTGTCAACGCAGGCATCCGGTTCGTGACTGAGATGTGCAAGATGCGTGCCTTTGTCGATCTGTGGGATGAAATTCTGGCCGAGCGGTATGGCGTTGAAGATCCCAAATTCCGCCGTTTTCGCTATGGCGTACAGGTCAACAGCCTCGGCCTGACCGAGCAGCAGCCCGAAAACAACGTTTACCGCATCCTGATCGAGATGCTGGCAGTGACGCTATCGAAAAATGCGCGCGCGCGCGCCGTGCAGTTGCCCGCGTGGAACGAGGCGCTGGGCCTGCCGCGCCCTTGGGATCAGCAATGGTCGATGCGGATGCAGCAGATTCTGGCCTACGAGACTGATTTGCTGGAGTTCGACGACCTCTTTGATGGTAACCCGGCAGTCGACGCCAAGGTTGAAGCGCTGAAAAATGGTGCGCGGCACGAATTGGCGACGCTGGGTGGCATGGGCGGCGCGATCGGGGCGATCGACTACATGAAGGCGCGTCTGGTCGACAGCAATGCCGAACGCCTGAACCGGATCGAACGCAACGAGACGGTCGTGGTCGGCGTGAACAAGTACACCGAAGGCGAACCCAGCCCACTGCAAACCGAGGATGGCGGTATCATGGTCGTCGATCCGGCGACCGAGGCCGAACAGATCGGTCGACTGGAGGCGTGGCGCGCCGAGCGGGACGCGGGCGCGGTAAAGGACGCGCTGGCAGCATTGCGTGCGGCGGCCGACGCCGGCGAGAACATCATGCCAGCGTCAATCAAGGCGGCCCGCGCAGGCGTGACTACGGGCGAGTGGGCCGCGCAGATGCGCGCGGTCTATGGCGAATATCGCGGCCCGACAGGTGTATCGGCCAGCGTGTCGAACAAGACCGAAGGACTGGAGCATATCCGTGATGCCGTGGATACGGTTTCGGGCCGTTTGGGGCGGCGGCTGAAGTTCCTTGTGGGTAAGCCGGGGCTGGACGGACATTCCAACGGGGCCGAACAGATCGCATTCCGGGCGCGCGATTGCGGCATGGATATCGGCTATGATGGTATCCGTCTGACACCTGAACAGATTGTCAGTGCCGCGCAAGAGGATGGCGCGCATGTGGTGGGGCTGTCTATCCTCAGTGGCAGTCACCTGCCGCTGGTCGAGGATCTGATGATCCGCATGCGCGATGCGGGGCTCGGCAGCGTGCCGGTAATTGTCGGCGGGATCATCCCGGACGAGGATGCGCGACGGTTGCTGGAAATGGGCGTCGCACGCGTATACACGCCCAAGGATTTCGAACTGAATACGATTATGATGGACATCGTGACACTGGCCGACCCACAGGCGGTGGCTGCGCAGTAG
- a CDS encoding DUF2244 domain-containing protein has protein sequence MPYEWSPQAIGSPLTRLDLWPHRSLPRRGFAGFMVVTCVMISLPLFALLGTVLLWGLLPFVALAVAGLWWALQRSYASGNTHEVLFMDADAVRLTRTNPHGDVQEWDCNSYWAQVNMYPTGGPVAHYLTLKGRGREVEIGAFLSEDERRALYPEIKNALQLARVAR, from the coding sequence ATGCCCTATGAATGGTCCCCTCAGGCAATCGGATCACCGCTGACACGGCTGGATTTGTGGCCGCACCGATCATTGCCCCGGCGCGGTTTCGCCGGGTTTATGGTGGTGACCTGTGTGATGATCTCATTGCCACTGTTTGCGCTCTTGGGCACAGTATTGCTGTGGGGTTTGCTGCCGTTTGTGGCCTTGGCCGTTGCTGGCCTATGGTGGGCGCTGCAACGCTCCTATGCCAGCGGCAACACGCACGAGGTGCTGTTCATGGATGCGGATGCAGTGCGCCTGACTCGCACCAACCCGCACGGCGATGTGCAGGAATGGGACTGCAACAGCTATTGGGCGCAGGTAAACATGTACCCTACCGGGGGGCCGGTCGCACATTACCTGACGCTCAAAGGGCGCGGGCGCGAAGTGGAAATTGGCGCATTCCTGTCCGAAGATGAGCGCAGGGCGCTATACCCAGAAATCAAGAACGCGCTCCAACTGGCACGCGTAGCGCGCTGA